A single genomic interval of Streptomyces sp. BA2 harbors:
- a CDS encoding PadR family transcriptional regulator, whose amino-acid sequence MLELAILGFLYDAPLHGYELRKRITALTGHVRPVAESTLYPAIKRLEKAGLLARQTQPGSVAAPRHVLNLTAEGRSELRRRLTEPQQADITDENRWFTVLAFLRHVDDKAAQAGVLERRLAFLEEPASFFYDGERPLGAEDLDDPFRRGILTIARATSRAELAWLRTTLDSLR is encoded by the coding sequence ATGCTCGAACTGGCCATCCTCGGATTCCTCTACGACGCACCCCTGCACGGTTATGAGCTGCGCAAGCGCATCACCGCCCTGACCGGGCACGTACGACCGGTCGCGGAGAGCACGCTGTACCCCGCCATCAAACGGCTGGAGAAGGCCGGCCTGCTGGCCCGCCAGACGCAGCCCGGCTCCGTGGCGGCCCCGCGCCATGTCCTGAACCTCACCGCGGAGGGCCGGAGCGAGCTGCGCCGCAGGCTCACGGAGCCTCAGCAGGCCGACATCACCGATGAGAACCGCTGGTTCACGGTCCTCGCATTCCTTCGCCACGTCGACGACAAGGCAGCCCAGGCCGGCGTTCTCGAGCGCCGCCTGGCGTTCCTCGAGGAGCCTGCCAGCTTCTTCTACGACGGTGAACGGCCGCTGGGCGCCGAGGACCTGGACGACCCGTTCCGACGTGGCATCCTCACCATCGCCCGCGCGACGAGCCGCGCGGAACTCGCCTGGCTGCGGACGACGTTGGATTCACTGCGCTGA
- a CDS encoding oxygenase MpaB family protein — protein sequence MKRYDRLKEIRRLDPEKDALTIYRLTATYEFPWDYTRALELALYRTYAVPSIGRLLAETAELTDRTQKRYDDTALLLDTVVEHGFGTDEGRTAIRRINQMHRSYDISNEDMRYVLCTFVVMPKRWIDAYGWRKLSRHETTAAAVYYRTLGRHMGIQDVPDSYEAFEECLDAYEEAHFAWDEGARKVSDATLDLMASWYPRPLAPVLRASTLALLDEPLLRAFRYEPPSSAARTLVRRAVRLRGRAVRLMPPRNAPHYARQNWEIKSYPKGYRVGELGTFPVPGVRGCPVAHTDESAATSAE from the coding sequence GTGAAGCGTTATGACCGGCTCAAGGAGATTCGGCGTCTCGACCCGGAGAAGGACGCCCTGACGATCTACCGGCTCACCGCGACGTACGAGTTCCCCTGGGATTACACCCGCGCTCTCGAGCTTGCGCTCTACCGCACCTACGCCGTGCCCAGCATCGGTCGGCTCCTCGCCGAGACCGCGGAACTGACGGACCGTACGCAGAAGCGGTACGACGACACGGCCCTGCTCCTGGACACCGTCGTGGAGCACGGCTTCGGTACGGACGAAGGACGCACCGCGATCCGTCGTATCAATCAGATGCATCGCAGCTACGACATCAGCAATGAAGACATGCGCTACGTGCTGTGCACGTTCGTGGTGATGCCCAAGCGCTGGATCGACGCCTACGGATGGCGCAAGCTGTCACGCCACGAGACGACTGCGGCGGCTGTCTATTACCGCACCCTGGGGCGGCATATGGGGATCCAGGACGTACCGGACTCCTACGAAGCCTTCGAGGAGTGTCTCGATGCCTACGAAGAGGCCCACTTCGCGTGGGACGAGGGCGCGCGCAAGGTCTCCGACGCGACCCTCGACCTCATGGCCTCCTGGTACCCGCGTCCTCTGGCGCCCGTGTTGCGTGCCTCGACCCTCGCGCTGCTCGACGAGCCCCTTCTGCGCGCCTTCCGCTACGAACCGCCCAGCTCCGCCGCCCGCACGCTGGTCAGGCGCGCGGTGCGGTTGCGCGGCCGTGCCGTGCGCCTGATGCCGCCCCGTAACGCACCGCACTACGCCCGGCAGAACTGGGAGATCAAGAGCTACCCGAAGGGGTACCGGGTCGGCGAGCTCGGCACGTTCCCGGTGCCCGGCGTCCGGGGCTGCCCGGTGGCGCACACGGACGAGTCGGCGGCCACCTCAGCGGAGTGA